From the genome of Aspergillus oryzae RIB40 DNA, chromosome 4:
ggagagggaaacaTGTACTGTACTGAGTCTCTGACTACTGAGTAAACAATACCCCACATCTGACCAGATCTATTTATGGTCCCGCAGTAAGGAACGTACCGTATGGTAAAAGCCATGCACGCCATGATGTCACGTTATGCATCAATATGTGGCTGAGCCGTAGGGCTTACCTGTCATCTCATCCATCGCTGCCTTCTAAAGACGTGGCTCAGTCTCAAAACAATGGCCTCATATATTCCCACCGACTGGACTCGAACTCACCACTtcgaaaaaggagaaaagacgGCTTGACCGTAGACTTCCTGACTTCCCGCACCCCCGGTTCAGCAGTCGACGGGACCCACCCAGTACACCTCACCGCAAATCCTAGAGAACCCCCTGGGAAATCCCTATTGCGTGGAGCAGAGCAACGAGGTGCAACATTCAATATTGCTCTTGTTCAACTACCACTTGGGGGTCAGGTAGCTTCTATAAGCCTGACAGAAATAGTCTCTTGAATAATTCATTTGCCTTTGCTAATGCTCCTATGAACCTTATCTTATCTTGAGTTTATGGTGTTTTAGATCTGTCACGAAGGTCTGTTGCCTGCCTGTAGAAGCGGATGACAAAGGCCCAATGTATAATTGCTTTTAGCATGTCTGGGTACCTTACAAAAGGAATAGATATCGGCCCTTAATGTGGAAAACATCATCGAGGCACAAATGAGTCTCGCAACCCATACGTTTGAGAGCCGTTTCGGCCACGTTTCCTCATGACAAAGTGATCGGCATAGAGTGGATGGCGTAATGAAACAACCACTACTCGGGGACAACACTGTGTATAATAAAGTCACGTATGGAGTAAGCATATACAGACCTCTTTCACACAGCTCCGCGCCAGGTACATATGTTAATAGCCTGTTCCACATCGCTACGTCGAAAACCAGGACTGTGACCGAGGCACATTGCCTTGCTTACCAGCGCTAGTAAAGTTAGCTACCAAGTCACCACCAGAGGAAAGGATCAAACAGAAGACTCACCAACTATCAGAGCACGGGCGTTGACCGCCGACTGGGAGGAGGAATCGGTCATGTTTTTCGGGGGCCGAACAAGGAGGCGCGTATCTCTTTCTTGCAAGTAGTTCGCCAACTCCTGGACGTCAAACCAATCTCCGCCGATTTCTTTTAGAGCCTGCGGGTTGAAGCTGGGTAATGGGCTATTACTGATTGACTGTGGCTGGCCAAGCGCAGATTGACATTCCGTTGTTTGACTTTGAGTCGATGGTTGCCCAGCATGGCTGGGTAGGCAAGACGGGACCTCCTTGAAGCTCATGTACGATCTCTTGTTTAGCCTAGCATGCAAGGCGCTTCTGAAGATAGATGTGATACTTGCCCTAGTAAAAAGGGATAAAAGTAGTCGAAACGGCCTTTTCAAGGTAGTTAAAGGGACGGACGAATTATCAAGTATCAATAACCCCTCGTAAAGACAGGCAATCCTTAATTGGTTCGTGAAGTCTGATACTTCCATCATAGCGACATCGCCCGGTTTGAAAAAGAATAGGCTGCTAGGATGATATCTCAAAAAGCATGGTGAAGGTTGAACTGTAGAGAGGGATGGTGGGCTTTCGATCTCAGATAGAGTTGAATGACCCGGTGATATCGGTGTTAAAGAGGAGAGCAGAGGGCTTTCATCATGCGTGGCAGTGTTGAAACTATCTTCATCCCCGATGTCCTTTGCCGAAGATAGACATATCTGTACCGTCTCCCGTAGATGCCTGGCGAGATCAGGGCGTGAGGTGAGAGCCCCTGACTGGAACAAAGTATCACTGAATGTAATTACCGCCTCGCCCATCTTCTGAGCTGCAGCCTCCAACTGTGCAACACGTTTGTGTAGAAACTCAACATTGGCTTCTTTACGGGAGCGATAAGCCCTTTGTGCCAGGCGAACCTGTGTCCGTCGTCGCTGTAATGCGTGAGCATAAGTACATTCACAACCGGggaaactaaaaataaaGCGTTGACACACgtctttcttatttttgtcCATCCTTGTTCCAAGAGCTTTGCGCGGCCGCCCACGCTTCCTGGAAGGAACTTTGGCTGTCTTCGCGCTGAGGTTGTCATGTTGCAGGGATTGGACTTCAGGGTCAGGCATCAGGCACAGGCTGTCATTGGTGACTGTCGGCGCATCGTGATTGTCTTCGCTCATTTTCCCGTATACAGAAAATACTGGGATAGTGGTAATAGGGTCACTGAGGCCAACCGGGCCTGAACTTGGGATCGAGCGCTCAGCAGCTGAGCTAGAGTAGAGGAGTAAAGATATTAACAGCTTATTGTTCTCTAAAGAAATGCCATGGCACAGTCACGTTTGGGACTCGAAACTGGGTTTGTAAGAGCCCTAGAAGGAGAATTAAATTCATTTGAGGAAATTCCGGACCCAACATAGTGCAGAATTTTGCAGAATTTTAGACGCCCAGTCGATTCAAGTATACTGCATTTCAGTAATCTTTTCTCTCGGCTTTGGATCACTAATCCCAATATGTTGCTTTCACCTAGCCGAAGGATGAGGCTTCTTTAGTGGCTGAAGCAAGGATTAGGCTTTAATCTACGGGGCCACTGACACCCGGCTGGGGTATTGGTAGTTTATTTAGGGCAAGCCGGAGTCTAGATCACCCCCAACTTGCGCGTTTCGGTTCGAAGAGTTCACCAATCAACTGCCCCAAAAAGCTCTCAACGTATCATAGCGAGTCATGGAGCCAATCAATCTTAGTGGACAGTGATGCACTACAACCTTCGTCTCTACCCCCTTCGTCTCTACCCCAGGTTGTGTTGACTCATGAATTTCCTTAGCCCCACccgccatttctcttctatccaTTTTAACCGATAGCTCATGTCTGGTAATACATATACATTGCTCCATATCATCGAACGCGGAACACGCAAGGCAGCTTTGCGCAGAATCCGGGCGTGCTTCTCAATGCATAACTACAGGACCTGTGGGTGGTCTACTAGGAGCATCAGCTGTTGATACGCCAGCTGTGTTTTGTTTGCCCGTAGATGTTGTACCATCACATAAATGAATTTGGATATAAAGTCTTGAAGGGTTAAAGTCAGTGTTAGCACTCTTCCCGCTGTGGAAATTACCTCACTATTGTCATGGCAAAGGTCGTTTCCCACAATAAAATATTGCTTGAGAAgagctttcctttctattcagAGAGCCTTTATCGATTCACGGATATCACTCTTAGTTCGTGGACACTTTCCAACGGTCCGGTGGGTTGATGCACTGCAGTGGTATGAGGTTAGCCCTAGTTGATCACTAATCATGAAAGGCGAAGAGGGGATATATCCGATGATCTCCATCATTGATTAGATTAGTCCAGTTCTCCGATTGATTACGTTTGGCTGATGCAATTCCTGGCTTCCACTCGATAGTGAGTTGCCGTCAATCAACTAAGATTCTAGTAACCCACTAAGCCCTAAGTATTAATCCTTAAGGTAGATGTTTAGGTTTCCGCCCATGCCACAGTTGCTTTCTAGAACAATGGCGATCGGAGTATGTTTTCTCCACTTGCATGTACAATTATTCACTGAACGACTGCGAAGCAGTCTTGGCAGATACGCGCCTTGTCCAACGAATTGATTCAATCCTTAGTACACTGCGCTGGGGAAGTCGCTTGAAGCTATCTATATCATGTAGGGTTGGAGACCATGACATGGCATCCCAGCCCCTTATAGATGTTGGCTTCAGTCTTCTAGCTACTAGCTTCTTATATGATTCATCCTTAGCCAATTACCTAGACGAATAATAGCTGGACTGAGATACAGCTTAGTAGAACATAGATCTATAGGATGAAAGGTGTTTTGATCTACATTTGTTACAATTCTTAAACAAGGATGAACGagggaagaatggagaagcaAGAATTGGTTAGGACATAACACATTAAAGACTCTGTAGCACAAGGCGCGTTTATTGAAGATCTGGTAATGTTACTCCTGGATCCTATCAAGAAtatctttctcgtcttttctttgttatcCCCCTCCCGCGTTCGtcacaagaagaaggcatggTATCAATGCGATGTCCCCGAAGCTAAGGATAAGTATTCCACCAGTCGTTTCAAGTATCCGAACAGCCCCGGCCATTCGTTCCCTTCCAACTCTTTGATAAGTCTCGACCATGCCAGCTGATGCATTGGGTTCAACTCTTCCAACCATGTCAGGGCTCCCGCGTCACCCATAATGCACAATCGTTCCAGGTACACGTCCTCTATGCGGAATTGCCTTTCGACAATAGGAATAACGATATCCATCATATCTTTCACAGTTGGTTCCACTTTCGGGTCGTTCTGACGTAGCTCAACCAGAAACTCGTCAAGGTTACCAGAACCACCCAGGCCACCCAGGCCACGACGATCTTTGAACTTAAAAGTGTAGTTCCGTCTTTCGGCACGCTCAAAGGCCCGGCGGACCGCTTCTGTGCGGTCTGCTTGTATCTCGATGATGTCTTTGCCCCTGTCGTCATGTCTTGAATCATCCCATGCGTCAAGAACTGCGTACCAAGGCATTATAGTATAAAAAGCCTGAGTTGTGATAGTCTCTCAGTTGCTCTTGAGATACGTAACGTATTGGGTGATTTCAAAGAGAGACAGAAAACGGCATGAACTTTGAGAGTCTAGCGTACAATATATGTTCGcttttatattttcttctGTGCTCTTTATACTGGCCTCCTGGGTGGCAAACATATTCGTTTGTGGAATATCCCTTTGAAGAGGGCATATGAACCAGTACATTTCCAcatatcttgatatataAAATGACAATGTAAGTGCAATATTCCTTTTGTTGGAGATATAATAAAGTCAATTTCCGCGTTTAAACCCCCAGGCCGGTAACAGGCAGGGATAATGGATTAATGTGCCGGTGCTAAATACGCAATGTAGTGCAGATCGGAATAAAAAA
Proteins encoded in this window:
- a CDS encoding uncharacterized protein (predicted protein), translating into MPWGKDIIEIQADRTEAVRRAFERAERRNYTFKFKDRRGLGGLGGSGNLDEFLVELRQNDPKVEPTVKDMMDIVIPIVERQFRIEDVYLERLCIMGDAGALTWLEELNPMHQLAWSRLIKELEGNEWPGLFGYLKRLVEYLSLASGTSH